From Caloenas nicobarica isolate bCalNic1 chromosome 18, bCalNic1.hap1, whole genome shotgun sequence, a single genomic window includes:
- the MRPL38 gene encoding large ribosomal subunit protein mL38 isoform X2, with product MAVSLLSAALCGVRSGRAFGTAAALCKRAAPLGPMPNEDIDVSNLEALEKYRSFSRYLRLAEKESRKPRWWQTVRQHSSPQPEPKTDISLPREKLLWAKEIKARKKILRENRQNAEMERAARLRTALIPLDEVRAEWEKSSGPFHKQRVAEHCGVFRDLFRGATFTPWVTLRVEYSQEDEHVVPVYYGNMVTPSEASSPPAVSYEADKDSLWTVLFTNPDGHLRDAHSEYLHWLVTNIPGNDIQSGKEICHYLPPFPAMGTGYHRFIFLLFKQDHPIDFSEDVRPMPCHSLKMRTFSTFDFYRKHEDAMTPAGLAFFQCQWDSSVTWVFHQLLNMREPVFEFVRPPVYHPPQVKFPRHQPLRYLDRYRDTEEPTYGIY from the exons ATGGCGGTGTCCCTGCTGAGCGCGGCGCTGTGCGGCGTCCGGAGCGGGCGGGCGTTCGGCACGGCCG CTGCACTCTGCAAGCGGGCAGCCCCGCTGGGGCCGATGCCCAACGAGGATATTGATGTCAGCAACTTAGAAGCGCTGGAAAAATACCGCAGTTTCAGTCGGTACTTGAGGCTGGCGGAGAAGGAGAGCAGGAAGCCACGCTGGTGGCAGACGGTCcggcagcacagcagcccccagccag AGCCAAAGACCGACATCAGCCTGCCGCGTGAGAAGCTGCTGTGGGCAAAGGAAatcaaggcaagaaaaaagatCCTGAGGGAGAACCGCCAGAATGCCGAGATGGAAAGAGCAGCGCGGCTCCGGACTG CGCTGATCCCCCTTGATGAGGTCAGAGCTGAGTGGGAGAAGAGCAGCGGCCCGTTCCACAAGCAGCGCGTGGCCGAGCACTGCGGGGTGTTTCGTGACTTGTTCCGAGGGGCCACGTTCACCCCCTGGGTCACCTTGAGGGTGGAGTACAGCCAAGAAGACGAGCATGTTGTGCCGGTCTACTACGGGAACATGGTGACTCCGTCAGAG GCTTCCAGTCCCCCCGCAGTGTCATACGAGGCAGATAAAGACTCCCTGTGGACTGTGTTGTTCACAAATCCAG ATGGACATTTAAGAGACGCGCACTCGGAGTACCTGCACTGGCTGGT GACGAACATCCCAGGCAATGACATCCAGTCGGGTAAGGAGATCTGCCATTACCTGCCCCCCTTCCCCGCCATGGGCACTGGCTACCATCgcttcatcttcctcctcttcaaGCAAGACCACCCCATTGATTTCAGCGAGGATGTTCGGCCCATGCCCTG CCACAGCCTCAAGATGCGAACCTTTAGCACATTTGACTTCTACAGAAAGCACGAGGATGCCATGACCCCGGCAGGGCTGGCGTTTTTCCAGTGCCAGTGGGACAGCTCCGTCACCTGGGTCTTCCATCAGCTTCTCA ATATGAGAGAGCCTGTGTTTGAATTTGTGCGGCCGCCCGTTTACCATCCTCCCCAGGTGAAGTTTCCGCGCCACCAGCCCCTGAGGTACCTGGACAGATACCGAGACACCGAGGAGCCCACGTACGGCATTTACTAA
- the MRPL38 gene encoding large ribosomal subunit protein mL38 isoform X1 has product MAVSLLSAALCGVRSGRAFGTAEPKTDISLPREKLLWAKEIKARKKILRENRQNAEMERAARLRTALIPLDEVRAEWEKSSGPFHKQRVAEHCGVFRDLFRGATFTPWVTLRVEYSQEDEHVVPVYYGNMVTPSEASSPPAVSYEADKDSLWTVLFTNPDGHLRDAHSEYLHWLVTNIPGNDIQSGKEICHYLPPFPAMGTGYHRFIFLLFKQDHPIDFSEDVRPMPCHSLKMRTFSTFDFYRKHEDAMTPAGLAFFQCQWDSSVTWVFHQLLNMREPVFEFVRPPVYHPPQVKFPRHQPLRYLDRYRDTEEPTYGIY; this is encoded by the exons ATGGCGGTGTCCCTGCTGAGCGCGGCGCTGTGCGGCGTCCGGAGCGGGCGGGCGTTCGGCACGGCCG AGCCAAAGACCGACATCAGCCTGCCGCGTGAGAAGCTGCTGTGGGCAAAGGAAatcaaggcaagaaaaaagatCCTGAGGGAGAACCGCCAGAATGCCGAGATGGAAAGAGCAGCGCGGCTCCGGACTG CGCTGATCCCCCTTGATGAGGTCAGAGCTGAGTGGGAGAAGAGCAGCGGCCCGTTCCACAAGCAGCGCGTGGCCGAGCACTGCGGGGTGTTTCGTGACTTGTTCCGAGGGGCCACGTTCACCCCCTGGGTCACCTTGAGGGTGGAGTACAGCCAAGAAGACGAGCATGTTGTGCCGGTCTACTACGGGAACATGGTGACTCCGTCAGAG GCTTCCAGTCCCCCCGCAGTGTCATACGAGGCAGATAAAGACTCCCTGTGGACTGTGTTGTTCACAAATCCAG ATGGACATTTAAGAGACGCGCACTCGGAGTACCTGCACTGGCTGGT GACGAACATCCCAGGCAATGACATCCAGTCGGGTAAGGAGATCTGCCATTACCTGCCCCCCTTCCCCGCCATGGGCACTGGCTACCATCgcttcatcttcctcctcttcaaGCAAGACCACCCCATTGATTTCAGCGAGGATGTTCGGCCCATGCCCTG CCACAGCCTCAAGATGCGAACCTTTAGCACATTTGACTTCTACAGAAAGCACGAGGATGCCATGACCCCGGCAGGGCTGGCGTTTTTCCAGTGCCAGTGGGACAGCTCCGTCACCTGGGTCTTCCATCAGCTTCTCA ATATGAGAGAGCCTGTGTTTGAATTTGTGCGGCCGCCCGTTTACCATCCTCCCCAGGTGAAGTTTCCGCGCCACCAGCCCCTGAGGTACCTGGACAGATACCGAGACACCGAGGAGCCCACGTACGGCATTTACTAA